Proteins encoded in a region of the Pseudomonas sp. PDNC002 genome:
- the betA gene encoding choline dehydrogenase has translation MSQEYDYIIIGAGSAGNVLATRLTEDADVSVLLLEAGGPDYRADFRTQMPAALAYPLQGRRYNWAYLTDPEPHMNNRRMECGRGKGLGGSSLINGMCYIRGNAMDFDGWAQEKGLEDWTYLDCLPYFRKAETRDIGPNDYHGGSGPVSVTTPKAGNNPLFHAMVEAGVQAGYPRTEDLNGYQQEGFGPMDRTVTPQGRRASTARGYLDQARERPNLTIVTHALTDRILFSGKRAIGATYLHGDDNALKEARARREVLVCSGAVASPQLLQRSGVGPSALLRDLGIEVVHDLPGVGQNLQDHLEMYLQYACKQPVSLYPALQWWNQPQIGAEWMFLGTGLGASNQFEAGGFIRSRPEFEWPNIQYHFLPVAINYNGSNAVSEHGFQAHVGSMRSPSRGRINLTSRDPRKHPSILFNYMSCEQDWQEFRDAIRITREIMNQPALDPYRGREISPGLDKQSDADLDAFVREHAETAFHPSCSCKMGDDDMAVVDGEGRVHGMEGLRVVDASIMPLIITGNLNATTIMMAEKIADKVRGRPALPRSTADYFKAEGAPVRGKPQR, from the coding sequence ATGTCCCAGGAATACGACTACATCATCATTGGCGCTGGATCGGCCGGTAACGTACTGGCTACCCGCCTGACCGAGGACGCCGATGTCAGCGTCCTGCTGCTTGAAGCCGGCGGCCCGGACTACCGCGCCGACTTCCGCACCCAGATGCCCGCCGCGCTGGCCTACCCGTTGCAGGGCCGCCGTTACAACTGGGCCTACCTGACCGACCCGGAACCGCACATGAACAACCGCCGCATGGAATGCGGACGCGGCAAGGGCCTGGGCGGCTCCTCGCTGATCAACGGCATGTGCTACATCCGCGGCAACGCCATGGACTTCGACGGCTGGGCGCAGGAGAAAGGCCTGGAAGACTGGACCTACCTCGACTGCCTGCCGTACTTCCGCAAGGCCGAGACCCGCGACATCGGCCCCAACGACTACCACGGCGGCAGCGGTCCGGTGAGCGTCACCACGCCCAAGGCCGGCAACAACCCGCTGTTCCACGCCATGGTCGAGGCCGGCGTGCAGGCCGGCTATCCGCGCACCGAAGACCTCAACGGCTACCAGCAGGAAGGCTTCGGCCCGATGGACCGCACCGTCACCCCGCAGGGTCGACGCGCCAGTACCGCCCGTGGCTACCTGGACCAGGCCCGCGAGCGACCGAACCTGACCATCGTCACCCACGCGCTGACCGATCGCATCCTGTTCAGCGGCAAGCGCGCCATCGGCGCAACCTACCTGCACGGTGATGACAATGCGCTGAAGGAAGCGCGTGCACGCCGCGAAGTGCTGGTTTGTTCCGGCGCCGTTGCCTCGCCGCAGCTGCTGCAGCGTTCCGGCGTAGGCCCGTCCGCGCTGCTGCGCGACCTGGGCATCGAAGTCGTGCATGACCTGCCCGGCGTTGGCCAGAATCTTCAGGATCACCTGGAGATGTACCTGCAGTACGCCTGCAAGCAGCCGGTGTCGCTGTACCCGGCGCTGCAATGGTGGAACCAGCCGCAGATCGGCGCGGAGTGGATGTTCCTTGGTACCGGCCTTGGCGCGAGCAACCAGTTCGAGGCCGGTGGCTTTATCCGCAGCCGCCCGGAATTCGAGTGGCCGAATATCCAGTACCACTTCCTGCCGGTGGCGATTAACTACAACGGCAGTAACGCGGTGAGCGAGCATGGCTTCCAGGCCCACGTCGGCTCCATGCGCTCTCCCAGCCGCGGGCGGATCAACCTGACTTCCCGCGATCCGCGCAAGCACCCGAGCATCCTGTTCAACTACATGTCCTGCGAGCAGGACTGGCAGGAATTCCGCGATGCCATCCGCATCACCCGCGAGATCATGAACCAGCCGGCGCTCGACCCTTATCGCGGCCGCGAGATCAGTCCGGGCCTGGACAAGCAGAGCGATGCAGACCTGGACGCCTTCGTCCGCGAGCACGCGGAAACGGCTTTCCACCCGTCCTGCTCCTGCAAGATGGGCGATGACGACATGGCGGTGGTCGATGGCGAGGGCCGCGTGCACGGCATGGAAGGGCTGCGGGTGGTCGATGCGTCGATCATGCCGCTGATCATCACCGGCAACCTCAACGCCACCACCATCATGATGGCCGAGAAGATCGCCGATAAGGTTCGCGGTCGTCCGGCGCTGCCGCGCAGCACGGCGGACTACTTCAAGGCCGAAGGTGCTCCGGTGCGCGGGAAGCCGCAGCGCTGA
- a CDS encoding D-hexose-6-phosphate mutarotase — translation MSSDIQTPRVEQVQIDQLPCWRIHTAHGEALIAQQGAQLLSYQPHEQPPLVWLSESAEYRHGQSLRGGVPVCWPWFGNLERNPVEIRTAYQGDKPPAHGLVRAVDWQLDDIADELGQLSVHFSFDARNGLPGWPHSARLELVMRFGEHLTLEMTTHNLGDAPLPVSQALHTYFAVGDVRQASIDGLQGCRYVETLENWELREQHGVVRVAGETDRIYLDVEKVVVIRDPTWERSIHIQASGSRSAVVWNPWIDKAARLSQFPNDAWQQMLCIETARVWDDVMSVAPGRSETMSVEIWGEPLKD, via the coding sequence ATGAGCAGCGACATCCAGACTCCCCGCGTCGAACAGGTGCAGATTGACCAACTGCCCTGCTGGCGCATCCACACCGCCCATGGTGAAGCCCTGATCGCCCAACAGGGCGCGCAATTGCTGAGTTACCAGCCCCACGAACAGCCACCCCTGGTGTGGCTGAGCGAATCCGCCGAGTACCGCCACGGCCAGTCCCTTCGCGGCGGCGTACCCGTTTGCTGGCCCTGGTTTGGCAATCTGGAACGCAATCCAGTGGAGATCCGCACCGCCTACCAGGGCGACAAGCCGCCGGCCCACGGCCTGGTGCGCGCGGTGGACTGGCAGCTGGACGACATCGCCGACGAACTCGGCCAGCTCTCCGTCCACTTCAGCTTCGATGCACGCAACGGCCTGCCCGGCTGGCCGCATTCGGCGCGGCTGGAGCTGGTGATGCGCTTCGGCGAACACCTGACGCTGGAAATGACCACCCACAACCTGGGCGATGCGCCGCTGCCCGTCAGCCAGGCACTGCACACCTACTTCGCCGTGGGCGACGTACGCCAGGCCAGCATCGATGGGCTGCAAGGCTGTCGCTATGTGGAGACACTGGAAAACTGGGAGCTGCGTGAGCAGCACGGCGTGGTACGGGTCGCGGGGGAAACCGACCGCATCTACCTGGACGTGGAGAAAGTCGTGGTGATCCGCGATCCGACCTGGGAGCGCAGCATCCACATCCAGGCCAGCGGCTCGCGTTCGGCGGTGGTGTGGAATCCCTGGATCGACAAGGCGGCGCGTCTGTCGCAGTTCCCCAACGATGCCTGGCAGCAGATGCTCTGCATCGAGACCGCGCGGGTATGGGATGACGTGATGAGCGTGGCGCCGGGGCGTAGCGAGACCATGAGCGTGGAGATCTGGGGTGAGCCGCTGAAGGATTGA
- a CDS encoding HdeD family acid-resistance protein produces the protein MSQHPLWQALGRHWKWIALRGVAALLFGILAMVWPGIVLTVMVLFFGAYAFVDGLFTLIAAAQMRESGRPLWPLVLVGLLGIAAGLVAFFWPQLTALGLLMLIAGWALVMGVLQIIAAIRLRKALQNEWWLGLSGVVSVLFGVLMIGNPGAGAIAVAWVIGAYSVFFGVLLILLALRLRKTSTFNA, from the coding sequence ATGTCGCAACACCCGCTCTGGCAGGCCCTGGGCCGCCACTGGAAATGGATCGCCCTGCGCGGCGTCGCCGCCCTGCTGTTCGGCATCCTGGCGATGGTCTGGCCGGGCATCGTGCTGACCGTGATGGTGCTGTTCTTCGGCGCCTACGCCTTTGTCGACGGCCTGTTCACCCTGATCGCCGCCGCGCAGATGCGCGAATCCGGTCGACCGTTGTGGCCGTTGGTGCTGGTCGGGCTCCTGGGAATAGCCGCCGGACTGGTGGCGTTCTTCTGGCCGCAGCTGACTGCGCTCGGCCTGCTGATGCTGATCGCCGGCTGGGCGCTGGTGATGGGGGTGCTGCAGATCATCGCCGCCATCCGTCTGCGCAAGGCGCTGCAGAACGAATGGTGGCTGGGGCTTTCCGGCGTGGTGTCGGTGCTGTTTGGCGTGCTGATGATCGGCAATCCGGGTGCCGGGGCGATCGCCGTTGCCTGGGTGATCGGCGCCTACTCGGTGTTCTTCGGCGTCCTGCTGATCCTGCTCGCGCTGCGCCTGCGCAAGACGTCGACCTTCAATGCCTGA
- the betB gene encoding betaine-aldehyde dehydrogenase: protein MARFEVQKLYIGGRYVEATSGATFETINPANGEVLAQVQRASKEDVERAVQSAVEGQKIWAAMTAMQRSRILRRAVDILRERNDELAELETLDTGKPLAETRFVDIVTGADVLEYYAGLVPAIEGEQIPLRETSFVYTRREPLGVVAGIGAWNYPIQIALWKSAPALAAGNAMIFKPSEVTPLSVLKLAEIYTEAGLPDGVFNVLTGSGREVGQWLTEHPVIEKISFTGGTSTGKKVMASASSSSLKEVTMELGGKSPLIIFEDANLDRAADIAVMANFFSSGQVCTNGTRVFIPRNLQARFEAKVLERVKRIRLGSPQDENTNFGPLVSFPHMESVLSYIESGKEQKARLLCGGERVTQGEFGKGAYVAPTVFTDCRDDMTIVREEIFGPVMSILVYDTEDEAIRRANDTEYGLAAGVITQDLARAHRAIHRLEAGICWINTWGESPAEMPVGGYKQSGVGRENGLTTLAHYTRIKSVQVELGDYTSVF, encoded by the coding sequence ATGGCTCGATTCGAAGTACAGAAGCTCTACATTGGCGGTCGCTACGTGGAAGCCACCAGCGGCGCCACCTTCGAGACCATCAATCCGGCCAACGGTGAAGTCCTCGCCCAGGTACAACGCGCCTCGAAGGAAGACGTCGAGCGCGCCGTGCAGAGCGCGGTGGAAGGGCAGAAAATCTGGGCGGCGATGACCGCCATGCAGCGCTCGCGCATCCTGCGCCGCGCCGTGGACATCCTCCGCGAGCGCAATGACGAACTCGCCGAGCTGGAAACCCTCGACACCGGCAAGCCGCTGGCCGAGACCCGCTTCGTCGATATCGTCACCGGCGCTGACGTGCTCGAGTACTACGCCGGCTTGGTCCCGGCCATCGAAGGCGAGCAGATTCCGCTGCGCGAGACCAGCTTCGTCTACACCCGCCGCGAGCCGCTGGGCGTGGTCGCCGGCATCGGCGCCTGGAACTACCCGATCCAGATCGCCCTGTGGAAATCCGCGCCGGCCCTGGCCGCCGGCAACGCGATGATCTTCAAGCCCAGCGAAGTCACCCCGCTGTCCGTGCTCAAGCTCGCCGAGATCTACACCGAAGCCGGCCTGCCCGATGGCGTGTTCAACGTGCTCACCGGCAGCGGCCGCGAAGTCGGCCAGTGGCTGACCGAGCATCCGGTTATCGAGAAGATTTCCTTCACCGGCGGCACCTCCACCGGCAAGAAGGTCATGGCCAGCGCCTCCAGCTCCTCGCTCAAGGAAGTCACCATGGAGCTGGGCGGCAAATCGCCGCTGATCATCTTCGAGGACGCCAACCTCGACCGCGCCGCTGATATCGCCGTCATGGCCAACTTCTTCAGCTCCGGTCAGGTTTGCACCAACGGTACCCGCGTGTTCATCCCGCGCAACCTGCAGGCACGCTTCGAAGCCAAGGTGCTGGAGCGCGTGAAGCGCATCCGCCTGGGTAGCCCGCAGGATGAGAACACCAACTTCGGCCCGCTGGTGAGCTTCCCGCACATGGAGAGCGTTCTCTCCTATATAGAGTCCGGCAAGGAACAGAAGGCCCGATTGCTGTGCGGTGGCGAGCGCGTTACCCAGGGCGAGTTCGGCAAGGGCGCGTACGTCGCGCCCACCGTGTTCACCGACTGCCGTGACGACATGACCATCGTCCGCGAGGAAATCTTCGGGCCAGTCATGAGCATCCTCGTCTACGACACTGAAGACGAGGCCATCCGCCGCGCCAACGACACCGAGTACGGCCTCGCCGCCGGCGTCATCACCCAGGACCTGGCCCGCGCGCACCGGGCGATCCACCGCCTCGAAGCGGGCATCTGCTGGATCAACACTTGGGGCGAGTCGCCGGCCGAGATGCCGGTTGGCGGATACAAGCAATCGGGTGTCGGTCGTGAGAACGGCCTGACCACCCTGGCTCACTACACTCGCATCAAATCCGTACAGGTAGAGCTGGGCGACTACACCTCGGTGTTCTGA
- a CDS encoding acyl-CoA thioesterase: MIELEQEDPIPQGDLALQITALPRETNGFGDIFGGWLVAQMDLAGTAMSSRIAGGRVATVAIDRMAFLVPVAVGAQLSFYTQTLEVGRSSIRMLVEVWSDDPLSSEWRKVTEAVFVFVAIDGSGRTRPVPPRRG; the protein is encoded by the coding sequence ATGATCGAGCTTGAACAAGAAGATCCCATCCCGCAGGGCGACCTGGCCTTGCAGATCACCGCCCTGCCGCGCGAGACCAACGGCTTCGGCGACATCTTCGGTGGCTGGCTGGTGGCGCAGATGGATCTCGCCGGTACCGCCATGTCCAGCCGCATTGCCGGAGGCCGCGTGGCCACGGTAGCCATCGACCGCATGGCCTTCCTGGTCCCGGTCGCTGTCGGCGCGCAGCTCTCCTTCTATACGCAAACCCTGGAAGTCGGCCGCAGCTCGATCCGCATGCTGGTCGAGGTATGGAGTGACGACCCGCTGTCCAGCGAATGGCGCAAGGTCACCGAGGCGGTGTTCGTCTTCGTCGCCATCGACGGCAGCGGCCGTACCCGCCCGGTTCCTCCACGTCGTGGCTGA
- a CDS encoding GNAT family protein, which translates to MNDQPLLNWRPAASPERRTLTGRTINLVPLDVATHGDDLWEALQGPDSDPVLWDYLPYGPFPERAPFDAWLAANAASNDPLFFAVIDRASGRAVGLLSYLRIFPKDGSIEIGHIAYGRVMQRSPASTEAVYLLARWAFEMGYRRLEWKCNALNARSMRAAARLGFTYEGTFRQATVVKDRNRDTAWFSIIDSEWRRCQQAFESWLDASNLDADGQQLKRLEDLRQS; encoded by the coding sequence ATGAACGACCAACCCCTGCTGAACTGGCGTCCCGCCGCCAGCCCCGAACGCCGCACGCTGACCGGCCGCACCATCAACCTGGTGCCGCTGGACGTTGCCACCCACGGCGATGACCTGTGGGAAGCGCTGCAAGGCCCGGACTCCGACCCGGTCCTGTGGGACTACCTGCCGTATGGCCCCTTCCCCGAGCGGGCGCCCTTCGATGCCTGGCTGGCGGCGAACGCGGCGAGCAACGACCCACTGTTCTTCGCTGTGATCGACCGCGCGAGCGGCCGCGCGGTCGGGCTGCTCAGCTACCTGCGGATATTCCCCAAGGACGGCAGCATCGAGATCGGCCATATCGCCTATGGTCGCGTGATGCAGCGCTCGCCGGCTTCCACCGAGGCGGTCTACCTGCTGGCCCGCTGGGCCTTCGAGATGGGCTACCGCCGCTTGGAGTGGAAGTGCAACGCGCTCAATGCCCGCTCCATGCGCGCGGCGGCGCGGCTCGGTTTCACCTACGAAGGCACCTTCCGCCAGGCCACCGTGGTGAAGGACCGCAACCGCGATACCGCGTGGTTCTCCATCATCGACAGCGAATGGCGGCGCTGCCAACAAGCCTTCGAGTCGTGGCTGGATGCATCCAATCTCGACGCCGACGGTCAGCAGCTCAAGCGTCTGGAAGACCTGCGCCAGAGCTGA
- the betI gene encoding transcriptional regulator BetI, with amino-acid sequence MPKVGMQPIRRSQLIHATLEAVDQVGMSDASIALIARLAGVSNGIISHYFQDKNGLLEATMRHLMSALSKAVAERRATLRNDEPRSHLRAIIAGNFDSSQVNGPAMKTWLAFWATSMHQPALRRLQRINDHRLYSNLCSQFRRELPLAQARSAARGLAALIDGLWLRGALSGDAFDTEQALAIAYDYLDQQLAKRPG; translated from the coding sequence ATGCCCAAGGTCGGTATGCAGCCGATTCGCCGCTCCCAGCTGATCCACGCGACCCTCGAGGCGGTGGACCAGGTGGGCATGAGCGACGCCAGCATCGCCCTGATCGCCCGCCTCGCGGGGGTCTCCAACGGCATCATCAGCCACTACTTCCAGGACAAGAACGGGCTGCTGGAAGCGACGATGCGACATTTGATGTCGGCATTGAGCAAGGCTGTCGCCGAGCGCCGCGCTACCTTGCGCAACGACGAACCGCGCTCGCACTTGCGGGCCATCATCGCCGGCAACTTCGACAGCAGTCAGGTCAACGGCCCAGCCATGAAGACCTGGCTGGCGTTCTGGGCAACCAGCATGCACCAGCCGGCGCTGCGCCGGTTGCAGCGGATCAACGACCACCGGCTGTATTCCAACCTGTGCAGCCAGTTCCGCCGTGAACTGCCGCTGGCCCAGGCCCGCAGCGCCGCTCGCGGGCTGGCCGCGCTGATCGACGGCCTCTGGCTGCGGGGCGCGCTCTCGGGCGACGCCTTCGACACCGAGCAAGCGTTGGCGATTGCCTACGACTACCTCGACCAACAACTGGCCAAGCGCCCCGGATAG
- a CDS encoding DUF3299 domain-containing protein yields MRRPLLACCLIVLTSLASAAELPETDWLSLMPPSDRKALENMPEITHNGPEANGTFTNKGGLKQTEKKLPQVMYSTKTVAALNGKALRLGGYPVPLENDAKGRVTEFFLVPYPGACIHVPPPPPNQIVLVRYPKGIQIDDIYNPIWVSGTLKVERVSNDLADAAYAIDDAKVRPVVESDL; encoded by the coding sequence ATGCGCCGACCATTGCTCGCCTGCTGTCTGATAGTGCTGACTTCCCTGGCATCCGCCGCCGAACTTCCCGAAACCGACTGGCTGTCCCTGATGCCACCCAGCGACCGCAAGGCGCTGGAAAACATGCCGGAAATCACCCACAACGGCCCCGAGGCCAACGGCACCTTTACCAACAAGGGCGGCCTGAAACAGACCGAAAAGAAGCTGCCGCAGGTGATGTATTCCACCAAAACAGTGGCTGCACTCAACGGCAAGGCGCTGCGCCTGGGCGGTTACCCTGTGCCGCTGGAGAACGATGCCAAGGGCCGCGTCACCGAATTCTTCCTGGTGCCCTATCCGGGCGCCTGCATCCACGTACCGCCACCGCCGCCGAATCAGATCGTGCTGGTGCGCTACCCCAAGGGCATCCAGATCGACGATATCTACAACCCGATCTGGGTCAGCGGCACGCTGAAGGTGGAGAGGGTCAGCAATGACCTGGCCGATGCGGCCTACGCCATTGACGACGCCAAGGTGCGGCCGGTGGTGGAGAGCGATCTGTAA
- a CDS encoding PLP-dependent aminotransferase family protein: protein MGVPLPFNPSGIRLDSAQPLGLQLFQALRERILDGRLAARSRLPASRDLAAALSVSRNTVVRAYEQLYAEGYIEGRTGDGTYVAERVQPSVETIRSEARSPDAPSLERLARHHLPMPPTGAPRAFRVGVPAFDLFPFDTWARLQARFWRDPPLDCLGYGDPAGEQRLRELVAAYLRSTRGLHCDAGQIIITSGAQQGIALCAQVLLAAGDGAAIENPGYRAAGHAFATAGARLHGVPVDADGLRTDQLGQLPDCRLVYVTPSHQYPTGVTLSLARRLELLEWAERSNGWIVEDDYDGEYRYSGTPLMPLAALDRHDRVLYVGTFCKIAFPALRLGYLVVPPALAQAFARRRALDVRHSEVGTQRVMADFIAEGHFQRHVRRMRRAARSRRDALLRGWPEVEGCAAMPAVEAGLHLCVKVDSRERELELVRRAASVGVEVNALSDYWLPDSVESEDQRAGLVLGFAAVPEARIGEALKALHKVWGGKSPSPQPSP, encoded by the coding sequence ATGGGTGTCCCGCTACCGTTCAACCCTTCCGGCATTCGCCTCGATTCTGCGCAACCGCTGGGCCTGCAATTGTTCCAGGCGCTGCGCGAGCGCATCCTCGATGGCCGCCTCGCCGCTCGCTCCAGGCTGCCGGCCAGCCGCGACCTGGCGGCGGCGCTGAGCGTCTCGCGCAATACCGTGGTGCGCGCCTACGAGCAGCTCTACGCCGAGGGTTACATCGAGGGCCGCACGGGCGACGGCACCTATGTGGCCGAGCGGGTGCAGCCTTCGGTCGAGACGATCCGTAGCGAGGCGCGCAGCCCGGACGCGCCTTCCCTCGAACGGCTGGCGCGGCATCATCTGCCCATGCCGCCCACCGGCGCGCCGCGTGCGTTCCGGGTTGGCGTGCCGGCATTCGACCTGTTTCCCTTCGATACCTGGGCACGGCTGCAGGCGCGCTTCTGGCGCGATCCGCCGCTGGATTGTTTGGGCTATGGCGACCCGGCCGGCGAGCAGCGCCTGCGTGAACTGGTCGCCGCCTACCTGCGCAGTACCCGAGGCCTGCACTGCGACGCCGGGCAGATCATCATTACCAGCGGTGCCCAGCAAGGTATTGCGCTGTGTGCCCAGGTGCTGCTGGCTGCTGGTGACGGCGCTGCCATCGAGAATCCCGGCTACCGCGCCGCCGGCCATGCGTTTGCCACGGCGGGCGCGCGACTGCACGGCGTGCCGGTGGATGCCGATGGCCTGCGCACGGACCAACTGGGTCAACTGCCGGATTGCCGGCTGGTCTACGTCACGCCCTCGCACCAGTACCCCACCGGCGTGACCCTCTCGCTGGCGCGCCGCCTGGAACTGTTGGAATGGGCCGAGCGCAGCAATGGCTGGATCGTCGAGGACGACTACGATGGCGAGTACCGCTACAGCGGCACGCCCCTGATGCCGCTGGCGGCGCTGGATCGCCACGACCGCGTGCTCTACGTCGGCACCTTCTGCAAGATCGCCTTCCCGGCGCTGCGCCTGGGCTATCTCGTCGTGCCGCCCGCGCTGGCGCAGGCCTTTGCCCGCCGCCGCGCGCTGGACGTGCGCCATTCGGAAGTCGGTACCCAGCGGGTGATGGCCGACTTCATCGCCGAAGGGCACTTCCAGCGGCATGTCCGCCGTATGCGCCGGGCTGCCCGCAGCCGCCGTGACGCGCTGCTGCGTGGCTGGCCGGAGGTCGAGGGATGCGCGGCGATGCCGGCGGTGGAGGCGGGTCTGCATCTGTGTGTGAAGGTCGACAGCCGCGAGCGAGAGTTGGAATTGGTGCGGCGCGCGGCGTCCGTAGGTGTGGAGGTGAATGCGCTGAGCGATTACTGGTTGCCGGATTCTGTTGAATCCGAGGACCAGCGCGCGGGGCTGGTGCTGGGCTTTGCGGCGGTGCCGGAGGCGCGGATCGGCGAGGCGTTGAAGGCATTGCACAAAGTATGGGGTGGCAAGAGCCCCTCTCCCCAGCCCTCTCCCTGA
- a CDS encoding GlsB/YeaQ/YmgE family stress response membrane protein has product MGLIGTIVIGLIVGLIARFLKPGDDSMGWIMTILIGIGGSLLATYGGQALGIYSAGQAAGFIGAVIGAIVLLVIYGLIKKN; this is encoded by the coding sequence ATGGGATTAATCGGAACCATCGTCATCGGCCTGATCGTCGGACTCATCGCGCGCTTCCTGAAGCCCGGCGATGACAGCATGGGCTGGATCATGACCATCCTGATCGGCATCGGCGGCTCGCTGTTGGCCACCTACGGCGGCCAGGCGCTGGGCATCTATTCGGCCGGCCAGGCGGCGGGCTTCATCGGCGCAGTGATCGGCGCCATCGTCCTGCTGGTCATTTACGGCCTGATCAAGAAGAATTGA
- a CDS encoding YeeE/YedE family protein yields the protein MSLALSTVPERKSPAPWIAFLVLLAGALFLAQVVSGRQALLFLVGGALGLTLYHAAFGFTSAWRVFIRERRGAGLRAQMVMLAIAVLLFFPALAAGTLFGEPVKGLVSPAGTSVIVGAFIFGIGMQLGGGCASGTLFTVGGGNARMLVTLLFFIIGSVVATHHIGWWFALPSLPPISIVQTLGLFPALALSLALFAAIAAVSVVLERRRHGVLELIASNGEQGIGRFFRGPWPLVWGAVALALLNFATLVLAGRPWGVTSAFALWGAKAFESLGIAVDQWAFWQVDANAKALAAPVWLDVTSVMDFGIMIGALLAAGLAGRFAPSLKIPARSLVAAVIGGLMLGYGARLAYGCNIGAYFSGIASGSLHGWLWLVAAFFGNAVGVRLRPIFFPAERVEERLTGC from the coding sequence ATGAGCCTAGCCCTGTCCACCGTCCCGGAGCGCAAGTCCCCTGCGCCCTGGATCGCCTTCCTCGTGCTGCTGGCGGGGGCGTTGTTCCTCGCCCAGGTGGTGAGCGGCCGGCAGGCCCTGTTGTTCCTGGTCGGTGGCGCGCTGGGGCTGACGCTCTACCACGCGGCCTTCGGCTTCACCTCCGCCTGGCGCGTGTTCATCCGCGAACGCCGTGGCGCCGGCCTGCGTGCGCAGATGGTGATGCTGGCGATCGCGGTGTTGCTGTTCTTCCCGGCGCTCGCGGCCGGCACCCTGTTCGGCGAACCGGTGAAAGGGCTGGTCTCGCCGGCCGGCACGTCGGTGATCGTCGGCGCCTTCATCTTCGGCATCGGCATGCAACTGGGCGGCGGTTGCGCCTCCGGCACGCTGTTCACCGTGGGCGGCGGCAATGCGCGGATGCTGGTGACGTTGCTGTTCTTCATCATCGGCTCGGTAGTCGCCACCCATCACATCGGCTGGTGGTTCGCCCTGCCGTCGCTGCCGCCGATCTCCATCGTGCAAACCCTCGGACTGTTCCCGGCGCTGGCGCTGAGCCTGGCGCTGTTCGCTGCCATTGCGGCCGTCAGCGTGGTGCTGGAGCGTCGTCGCCATGGCGTGCTGGAGCTGATCGCCAGTAATGGCGAGCAGGGCATCGGCCGATTCTTCCGTGGCCCCTGGCCGCTGGTGTGGGGCGCGGTGGCGCTGGCGCTGCTGAACTTCGCCACCCTGGTGCTGGCCGGGCGTCCTTGGGGCGTCACTTCGGCTTTCGCCCTGTGGGGCGCGAAGGCGTTCGAAAGCCTGGGTATCGCCGTCGACCAATGGGCTTTCTGGCAGGTCGACGCCAACGCCAAGGCGCTGGCTGCACCGGTGTGGCTGGACGTCACCAGTGTCATGGACTTCGGCATCATGATCGGCGCATTGCTGGCCGCCGGCCTCGCCGGTCGCTTCGCCCCGAGTCTGAAGATTCCCGCGCGCTCGCTGGTCGCGGCGGTGATCGGCGGCCTGATGCTGGGCTACGGCGCGCGCCTGGCCTACGGCTGCAACATCGGCGCGTACTTCAGCGGCATCGCCTCCGGCAGCCTGCACGGCTGGCTGTGGCTGGTCGCGGCGTTCTTCGGTAATGCGGTGGGTGTGCGCCTGCGGCCGATCTTCTTCCCGGCCGAGCGCGTGGAAGAGCGCCTGACCGGCTGCTGA
- a CDS encoding GNAT family N-acetyltransferase produces the protein MSSAVEIRPITADDHAAWLPLWQGYQRFYKTTIDEATTAVTWQRFLDAAEPMHAALAWRDGEAIGMVHFIYHRSCWTQGDYVYLQDLYVAEGQRGGGIGAALIEHVYADARANGASRVHWLTHESNTDAMFLYDRIADRSGFVQYRKIL, from the coding sequence ATGTCTTCCGCTGTCGAAATCCGCCCCATTACTGCCGATGATCACGCCGCCTGGCTGCCGCTCTGGCAGGGCTACCAGCGCTTCTACAAGACCACCATCGACGAGGCCACCACGGCCGTCACCTGGCAACGCTTCCTCGATGCGGCCGAACCGATGCACGCCGCCCTCGCTTGGCGCGATGGCGAAGCCATCGGCATGGTGCACTTCATCTACCACCGCTCCTGCTGGACCCAGGGCGACTACGTCTACCTGCAGGACCTGTACGTTGCCGAAGGCCAACGTGGTGGCGGCATCGGTGCGGCGCTGATCGAGCACGTCTACGCCGACGCCCGCGCGAACGGCGCTTCGCGGGTGCACTGGCTGACCCACGAGAGCAACACCGACGCGATGTTCCTCTACGACCGGATTGCCGACCGCTCCGGGTTCGTCCAGTACCGCAAGATCCTCTGA